A single region of the Prochlorococcus marinus str. MIT 0917 genome encodes:
- a CDS encoding DegT/DnrJ/EryC1/StrS family aminotransferase, with translation MNNQIEYNNSIKKIFYAEADYSQDEIDAVIDVLKNNRLSLMGGKKVKILEQKVSNIFNKSYGLMVNSGSSANLIAFLSLKLEKGTKVITPSLTFSTTIAPIVQSNLIPYFVDVEEETLQINTSRLKEMDLENVSAICVPNLIGNIANWNDIYNFAKENKLKIIEDSADTIGYTYKTKIENWSDITTTSFYASHVITGAGFGGMVSYANAMEYNNGLSLRGWGRRSCLYGEIEDYQRRFSVKIDGIDYDDKYVFDEIGYNFLPSEISAAFALVQLKKLNENIRKRSINFNFLSNKFSSSSNFYIPITYDNVETGWLAFPLILKNKLASKRKEIQTFLEKAGIQTRTIFSGNIMRHPVANKFQWDKYGTFEVSDEIMKSGLLLGIHNRQSQDNLNYIVNKVFEAEYIFANS, from the coding sequence GTGAATAATCAAATAGAATATAATAATTCTATTAAAAAAATTTTTTATGCTGAGGCAGATTATTCTCAGGATGAAATTGATGCAGTAATAGATGTTTTAAAAAATAATCGACTTTCTTTAATGGGAGGAAAGAAAGTTAAGATATTAGAGCAAAAAGTTTCAAATATATTCAATAAAAGTTATGGACTAATGGTCAATAGCGGCTCATCTGCCAATCTAATTGCGTTTTTATCTCTTAAGCTTGAAAAAGGTACTAAGGTTATAACTCCTTCGCTAACTTTTTCAACTACAATTGCACCCATTGTTCAGAGCAACTTAATACCTTATTTTGTAGATGTAGAGGAGGAAACCTTGCAAATAAATACATCAAGACTAAAGGAAATGGATTTAGAGAATGTATCTGCTATTTGTGTTCCTAATCTAATTGGTAATATAGCAAATTGGAATGATATATATAACTTCGCAAAGGAGAATAAACTTAAAATTATTGAAGATTCTGCCGATACTATAGGGTATACATATAAGACTAAAATTGAAAATTGGTCTGATATAACAACAACTAGTTTTTATGCATCACATGTTATTACAGGAGCGGGTTTTGGTGGTATGGTTTCTTATGCTAATGCTATGGAATATAATAATGGGCTTTCTCTTAGAGGGTGGGGAAGACGATCTTGTCTATATGGAGAAATAGAAGACTATCAAAGAAGATTCTCTGTTAAAATTGATGGTATAGATTATGATGATAAATATGTATTTGATGAGATAGGGTATAATTTTCTACCCTCAGAAATATCAGCAGCTTTCGCATTAGTTCAACTAAAAAAGTTGAATGAAAATATTAGAAAAAGATCTATTAATTTTAATTTTCTTAGTAATAAATTTTCTTCTTCCTCTAATTTTTATATCCCTATCACGTATGATAATGTTGAGACGGGTTGGCTGGCATTTCCTCTGATTCTTAAAAATAAGCTAGCCTCAAAAAGAAAGGAAATTCAGACTTTCTTGGAAAAAGCTGGTATTCAGACGAGGACAATATTTTCGGGTAATATCATGAGACATCCAGTGGCTAATAAATTTCAATGGGATAAATATGGAACATTTGAAGTAAGTGATGAAATAATGAAATCTGGACTATTACTAGGTATTCATAATAGACAAAGTCAAGATAATTTAAATTATATAGTTAATAAGGTTTTTGAAGCAGAATATATATTTGCTAATTCATAA